A genomic segment from Idiomarina piscisalsi encodes:
- a CDS encoding pseudouridine synthase translates to MALLHYQPPLEPYLAVIYEDSELLVVDKPSGLLSVPGKHIEHRDSVYTRAQRVLPEIRVVHRLDMATSGVILLAKTRLAQSHISRQFQQRVTKKTYIADVSGRLPAQQGVVELPLSCDWPNRPRQHMDFFTGKDSTTGYRVLATHENYSRVELYPHTGRSHQLRVHMQALGCPILGDKFYAHTDAFNMTDRLHLHAHSLTITHPLTEQTVTFTSPLPF, encoded by the coding sequence ATGGCTTTATTGCATTATCAACCACCTTTAGAGCCTTATTTAGCCGTCATTTACGAGGACTCTGAATTATTGGTGGTTGATAAGCCAAGTGGGCTGCTCAGCGTGCCCGGTAAGCATATTGAACATCGCGATTCAGTATACACAAGAGCGCAGCGTGTGCTCCCTGAAATTCGGGTTGTTCACCGACTCGACATGGCGACCTCGGGCGTTATTTTGCTGGCGAAAACCCGGCTCGCACAAAGCCATATTAGCCGTCAATTTCAGCAGCGCGTGACTAAAAAGACATACATTGCTGACGTGTCGGGCCGCTTACCAGCTCAACAAGGTGTTGTTGAACTGCCGCTATCCTGTGACTGGCCAAACCGCCCTCGCCAACACATGGACTTCTTCACCGGCAAAGACAGCACCACGGGTTACCGCGTGTTAGCAACCCATGAAAACTATTCACGGGTTGAACTCTATCCGCACACCGGGCGTTCTCACCAGCTTCGCGTACACATGCAGGCGCTAGGTTGCCCCATACTGGGGGACAAGTTTTACGCACACACTGACGCCTTTAACATGACGGACCGACTGCACCTGCACGCTCACTCACTGACCATTACCCATCCTCTCACCGAGCAAACCGTTACGTTCACCAGTCCGCTGCCTTTTTAG
- the rapA gene encoding RNA polymerase-associated protein RapA, which produces MSEFRVGQRYLSETETEMGLGLITQAEGRHITVMFPANGEVRLYAAQEAPLVRYLLQDGQQGKHADGWTFIIEELSEAAGIVTYHGKREDTQEQVTVPEPQLSYQIDNNPALTRLLAGQSERLDMYQLRCEANQHIAAYQNSEVAGLLGVRTQLLPHQLYIAKTVSDRYHPRVLLADEVGLGKTIEAGMIIKRRLMTDRSQRVLVVVPESLMHQWLIEMRRRFALSFTLFDEERCEQAAEDTDNPFLTEQHIIVSSDFIKEPKWQSALSDADFDLLVIDEAHHLQPDADEFAQVKALCESIPGLLLLTATPEQEGSEGHFLRLQLLDPDRFSDYEAFLKEQEHYKELAEQAESVTDDKKLDELLDKYGTGRVMFRNRRADIGGFPERRFHAIELPEFTPDEDMPWWMDDPRVDWLISHIKENRNSKALLICKTAEQVLDLSEALRVLAGVQAATFHEGMTLTERDRSAAFFASEEDGSPILLCSEIGSEGRNFQFVSQLVLFDLPTNPDLLEQRIGRLDRIGQQNTIDIYLPYNAGSNEAILLPWYEQGMNAFRQCNAIGRKLYDAFGNFIETAIEKRQPLSDDIIQQTQELSEAWRELNKQGHDKLQAMNACRPEQAERIIEHINTDSDVDTVADFMLAFWDRFGVNNEVLDENRWFIRASEHMRIPGLPGLPEDGITVTFDRVTALNFEDVDFLSWDHPMVQAALEFLSSDDFGSTCVAQMKNTAIPAGAWFLELDFTNTVAAPAKTAVQEFCPQGNLRLLLDSQGRELSDKVSRELLDQQASFLDKKTARQILKQLRGPAQDLIHGAQEQARRWQEDLISDQRAKISDTLQRELTRLEALKDVNPSVRESEIEALKEREATLLTAIEQPQLSLTAIRILVNNH; this is translated from the coding sequence GTGAGTGAATTTAGAGTCGGCCAACGGTATCTCAGTGAAACCGAAACAGAAATGGGGCTTGGCCTTATCACACAAGCAGAGGGACGCCATATAACCGTCATGTTTCCTGCTAATGGTGAAGTGCGCTTATACGCTGCACAAGAGGCGCCATTAGTCCGTTACCTGTTGCAGGACGGACAGCAAGGAAAGCACGCTGACGGCTGGACCTTCATTATTGAAGAGTTGTCTGAAGCGGCCGGTATTGTCACTTACCATGGCAAACGCGAAGACACGCAGGAACAGGTTACCGTTCCTGAACCCCAGTTATCCTATCAAATTGATAACAATCCGGCATTGACGCGTTTGTTAGCAGGGCAATCTGAGCGTTTAGATATGTATCAGTTACGCTGCGAAGCGAATCAGCATATCGCAGCCTACCAAAACAGCGAAGTTGCCGGGCTTTTAGGAGTGCGTACCCAATTACTGCCACACCAGCTTTATATTGCTAAAACGGTGTCCGATCGCTACCACCCGCGGGTGTTGCTGGCCGATGAAGTGGGCTTAGGTAAAACCATTGAAGCAGGCATGATCATTAAACGTCGACTGATGACGGATCGCTCTCAACGCGTTCTTGTCGTAGTGCCTGAATCGCTCATGCACCAATGGCTCATCGAGATGCGCCGCCGCTTCGCTTTAAGCTTTACTCTCTTCGACGAAGAACGCTGTGAGCAAGCCGCGGAAGATACCGACAACCCGTTTCTGACTGAACAACACATTATTGTCAGTAGTGACTTTATTAAAGAACCCAAATGGCAAAGCGCACTTTCGGACGCTGATTTCGATTTACTTGTCATTGACGAAGCGCACCACTTGCAGCCGGACGCTGACGAGTTTGCGCAGGTCAAAGCGCTGTGCGAATCCATTCCCGGGTTACTGCTGTTAACCGCAACGCCTGAGCAAGAGGGTTCCGAAGGCCATTTCTTACGTTTGCAGCTGCTTGACCCTGATCGTTTCAGTGACTACGAAGCGTTTCTAAAAGAGCAAGAACACTACAAAGAACTCGCCGAGCAGGCTGAGTCTGTAACCGATGATAAAAAGCTTGATGAGCTTCTCGATAAATACGGTACCGGCCGGGTTATGTTCCGCAATCGCCGTGCCGATATAGGCGGCTTCCCCGAGCGCCGTTTTCACGCCATCGAGTTGCCTGAATTTACGCCAGACGAAGACATGCCCTGGTGGATGGATGACCCGCGGGTCGACTGGCTCATTAGTCACATTAAAGAGAACCGCAACAGTAAAGCTTTATTAATCTGCAAAACGGCGGAACAAGTCCTGGATTTATCGGAAGCATTGCGTGTCCTGGCGGGCGTTCAAGCAGCGACCTTCCATGAAGGCATGACATTAACGGAGCGAGACCGCTCTGCGGCCTTTTTTGCCAGTGAAGAAGATGGAAGCCCGATATTGTTGTGCTCTGAAATCGGCAGTGAGGGACGTAACTTTCAATTCGTCAGCCAGCTTGTTCTGTTCGACTTGCCCACCAACCCGGACTTACTTGAGCAGCGCATTGGTCGTTTAGACCGCATTGGACAACAAAATACCATTGATATTTATCTGCCCTACAACGCAGGCTCTAACGAAGCTATTTTACTGCCCTGGTATGAGCAAGGTATGAACGCCTTTCGTCAGTGTAATGCCATTGGTCGTAAACTCTATGACGCCTTTGGTAACTTCATTGAAACGGCTATTGAAAAACGTCAGCCCTTGTCGGATGACATCATTCAGCAAACGCAAGAGCTTAGTGAAGCCTGGCGAGAACTGAATAAGCAGGGTCACGACAAACTGCAAGCAATGAACGCCTGCCGACCTGAACAAGCTGAGCGCATTATTGAACATATCAATACAGATTCAGACGTTGATACCGTTGCAGACTTTATGTTGGCATTTTGGGATCGCTTTGGTGTGAACAACGAAGTTCTGGACGAGAACCGTTGGTTCATTCGCGCCAGCGAACACATGCGTATCCCTGGACTCCCCGGCCTGCCGGAAGATGGCATCACGGTGACTTTCGATCGTGTTACTGCATTAAATTTTGAAGATGTCGACTTTCTCAGCTGGGATCATCCGATGGTTCAGGCCGCTTTAGAATTTCTGTCTTCAGACGACTTTGGAAGTACCTGCGTTGCACAAATGAAAAACACGGCTATTCCAGCGGGCGCCTGGTTTCTTGAGCTGGACTTTACCAATACAGTAGCAGCGCCTGCTAAAACGGCGGTGCAGGAGTTTTGCCCGCAAGGTAACCTACGTCTGCTATTAGATAGCCAAGGCAGAGAGCTATCCGATAAAGTCTCCAGAGAGTTACTTGATCAGCAAGCCAGTTTCCTTGATAAAAAAACCGCTCGCCAAATTCTTAAGCAGTTACGCGGACCGGCACAAGACTTGATACACGGTGCTCAGGAGCAAGCGCGTCGCTGGCAGGAAGACCTCATAAGCGATCAGCGTGCGAAAATCAGTGACACACTGCAACGAGAACTCACACGCCTGGAAGCATTGAAAGACGTTAATCCGTCCGTTCGTGAGTCGGAGATTGAGGCGCTAAAAGAGCGTGAGGCGACCCTGCTGACAGCAATCGAACAACCACAATTGTCGCTTACGGCCATTCGTATATTGGTGAATAATCACTGA
- a CDS encoding PhoH family protein, protein MSENKAGKYFILDTNILLHDPLAFLNFEEHNVIIPMVVLEELDKIKDRNKDVSREARVAIRSLEEALKEARPDEIIDGVKLSRMHGEHNAQGTLAIFPDYQLEQNESVLSLSENDHRIIQAALEIQKDKAPAAVVLVTKDINMRLKAKGAGMKYVEDYRTDQLIDDIRLLTKGFYKFEGDFWSQVGEVETHQEGRDAYHTVGRELLPQIFANEYIIDETNHFAARVDSYDNDSVTLMDLGVERLMSYDAWGVRPKNIYQAMALHALLDTHMDMVVLTGPAGSGKTFLALSAALQMVVEQGIYEKIIVTRNTPEIAESIGYLPGTEEEKMAPWLSAITDSLEALHKHDESMESSLSYIMKKANIQFKSLNFMRGRSIQNAIVILDEAQNLTASQLKTLITRCGENTKLIVSGNLAQIDSYYLTAVTSGLTYIVERFKDYPGSATINLNGVVRSSLAQFAEEHL, encoded by the coding sequence ATGTCTGAAAATAAAGCGGGTAAATATTTCATCCTCGATACCAACATTCTGCTGCATGACCCCCTTGCTTTCCTTAACTTTGAAGAACACAACGTCATTATTCCCATGGTGGTTCTTGAAGAGCTCGACAAAATAAAAGATCGAAATAAAGACGTGAGCCGAGAGGCCCGGGTTGCTATTCGTTCTTTAGAGGAAGCGTTAAAAGAGGCTCGGCCGGATGAAATTATTGATGGGGTGAAACTCAGTCGCATGCACGGAGAGCACAACGCTCAAGGAACGTTGGCAATATTCCCGGACTATCAGCTCGAGCAAAATGAGTCGGTGCTGTCTTTGTCCGAGAACGATCACCGCATTATTCAGGCGGCGTTGGAAATCCAGAAGGATAAAGCACCGGCGGCGGTGGTGTTGGTCACAAAAGACATCAATATGCGACTGAAAGCCAAAGGTGCAGGCATGAAGTATGTCGAGGATTACCGCACTGACCAGCTCATTGACGATATACGCCTGTTGACCAAAGGCTTTTACAAATTCGAAGGGGACTTCTGGTCGCAGGTTGGTGAAGTTGAAACGCATCAGGAGGGTCGTGACGCTTATCACACGGTGGGACGGGAGTTGCTGCCGCAGATATTTGCGAACGAATACATTATTGACGAGACCAATCATTTTGCCGCACGGGTGGATAGTTACGACAACGACTCCGTGACGCTGATGGACTTGGGTGTTGAGCGCCTGATGTCTTACGACGCTTGGGGAGTACGTCCCAAAAATATTTATCAGGCCATGGCGCTACATGCGTTGCTCGATACGCACATGGATATGGTCGTACTGACGGGCCCGGCAGGCAGTGGTAAAACCTTTTTAGCGCTTTCTGCGGCGCTACAAATGGTGGTAGAGCAGGGTATTTATGAAAAGATTATTGTCACCCGTAATACGCCGGAAATTGCTGAGTCGATAGGCTACTTACCGGGTACCGAAGAAGAGAAAATGGCGCCCTGGCTGTCGGCTATTACCGACTCGCTGGAAGCGTTGCATAAGCATGACGAAAGTATGGAGTCGAGTCTTAGCTACATTATGAAAAAAGCGAATATTCAGTTTAAGTCGCTGAATTTCATGCGTGGTCGCAGTATTCAAAATGCCATTGTCATTTTGGATGAAGCACAAAACTTAACCGCTTCACAGCTTAAAACACTCATAACCCGCTGTGGGGAGAACACGAAATTAATTGTATCGGGGAACCTGGCGCAAATAGACAGCTACTACTTAACGGCGGTGACATCGGGTCTAACTTATATTGTGGAGCGTTTTAAAGACTATCCAGGCAGTGCCACCATTAATCTAAACGGCGTTGTGCGTAGTTCACTCGCGCAATTTGCAGAAGAGCATTTATAG